A portion of the Girardinichthys multiradiatus isolate DD_20200921_A chromosome 23, DD_fGirMul_XY1, whole genome shotgun sequence genome contains these proteins:
- the LOC124860712 gene encoding serine/threonine-protein kinase Nek3-like isoform X2, translated as MGKEQSKLEQEGYVVTQKIQKENDIVATKDGDSFYIKMVPLKHSATPNALTSEIETLQNLDHPHLVKIKNYFKDESQKISYVVMENCHGGSLADKIREMPSETPRESKVLSWIAEICMALKAIHEVALLHKDLMPKTVLFTEFGLVCLGGFGNIHENSKKLSSVTSEPTINYLAPEVFTEGTYDAKSDIWSVGCILYELCTKQRVFTEEMAIKLMPKIIRAEYAQLPSEFSFELCDLLSDLLKKDPRDRPTASEILARPIIIRCLRAKYTAMWTERIQKGC; from the exons ATGGGGAAAGAACAAAGCAAGCTGGAACAGGAAGGCTATGTGGtaacacaaaaaatacaaaaagaaaatgacattgTTGCCACAAAAGATGGTGATTCATTCTACATTAAGATGGTCCCTCTAAAG CATTCTGCTACTCCAAACGCACTGACCTCAGAGATAGAAACCCTTCAGAATTTAGATCATCCCCATCTcgtgaaaataaaaaactattttaaag ATGAGAGTCAGAAGATCTCCTATGTAGTGATGGAGAACTGCCATGGGGGGAGCCTTGCTGATAAGATTAGAGAAATGCCATCAGAGACCCCACGAGAATCCAAG GTTCTGAGCTGGATTGCTGAGATCTGTATGGCCCTAAAAGCCATTCACGAAGTTGCTTTGCTTCACAAAGATCTGATGCCAAAG ACTGTACTCTTTACAGAATTTGGACTAGTGTGCTTGGGTGGATTCGGAAACATACATGAAAA TTCAAAGAAACTGTCATCAGTGACTTCAGAGCCAACAATAAATTATCTGGCACCTGAAGTCTTTACAGAGGGCACCTATGATGCCAAAAG TGACATTTGGTCGGTTGGATGCATCCTCTATGAGCTTTGTACAAAACAGCGAGTG TTCACTGAAGAGATGGCAATCAAGCTCATGCCTAAGATCATCCGTGCTGAATACGCACAACTCCCAAGTGAGTTTTCCTTTGAGCTTTGCGATCTCTTGAGTGACCTTCTGAAGAAAGATCCCAGAGATAGACCCACAGCCAGTGAGATTCTGGCACGTCCTATCATCATCAGATGTCTCAGGGCAAAG TACACTGCTATGTGGACTGAACGAATACAGAAGGGTTGCTAG
- the LOC124860712 gene encoding serine/threonine-protein kinase Nek3-like isoform X3: MGKEQSKLEQEGYVVTQKIQKENDIVATKDGDSFYIKMVPLKHSATPNALTSEIETLQNLDHPHLVKIKNYFKDESQKISYVVMENCHGGSLADKIREMPSETPRESKVLSWIAEICMALKAIHEVALLHKDLMPKTVLFTEFGLVCLGGFGNIHENSKKLSSVTSEPTINYLAPEVFTEGTYDAKSDIWSVGCILYELCTKQRVFTEEMAIKLMPKIIRAEYAQLPSEFSFELCDLLSDLLKKDPRDRPTASEILARPIIIRCLRAKELSGNIF; the protein is encoded by the exons ATGGGGAAAGAACAAAGCAAGCTGGAACAGGAAGGCTATGTGGtaacacaaaaaatacaaaaagaaaatgacattgTTGCCACAAAAGATGGTGATTCATTCTACATTAAGATGGTCCCTCTAAAG CATTCTGCTACTCCAAACGCACTGACCTCAGAGATAGAAACCCTTCAGAATTTAGATCATCCCCATCTcgtgaaaataaaaaactattttaaag ATGAGAGTCAGAAGATCTCCTATGTAGTGATGGAGAACTGCCATGGGGGGAGCCTTGCTGATAAGATTAGAGAAATGCCATCAGAGACCCCACGAGAATCCAAG GTTCTGAGCTGGATTGCTGAGATCTGTATGGCCCTAAAAGCCATTCACGAAGTTGCTTTGCTTCACAAAGATCTGATGCCAAAG ACTGTACTCTTTACAGAATTTGGACTAGTGTGCTTGGGTGGATTCGGAAACATACATGAAAA TTCAAAGAAACTGTCATCAGTGACTTCAGAGCCAACAATAAATTATCTGGCACCTGAAGTCTTTACAGAGGGCACCTATGATGCCAAAAG TGACATTTGGTCGGTTGGATGCATCCTCTATGAGCTTTGTACAAAACAGCGAGTG TTCACTGAAGAGATGGCAATCAAGCTCATGCCTAAGATCATCCGTGCTGAATACGCACAACTCCCAAGTGAGTTTTCCTTTGAGCTTTGCGATCTCTTGAGTGACCTTCTGAAGAAAGATCCCAGAGATAGACCCACAGCCAGTGAGATTCTGGCACGTCCTATCATCATCAGATGTCTCAGGGCAAAG GAACTTTCTGGGAATATTTTTTAA
- the LOC124860712 gene encoding calcium/calmodulin-dependent protein kinase type II subunit beta-like isoform X1: MGKEQSKLEQEGYVVTQKIQKENDIVATKDGDSFYIKMVPLKHSATPNALTSEIETLQNLDHPHLVKIKNYFKDESQKISYVVMENCHGGSLADKIREMPSETPRESKVLSWIAEICMALKAIHEVALLHKDLMPKTVLFTEFGLVCLGGFGNIHENSKKLSSVTSEPTINYLAPEVFTEGTYDAKSDIWSVGCILYELCTKQRVFTEEMAIKLMPKIIRAEYAQLPSEFSFELCDLLSDLLKKDPRDRPTASEILARPIIIRCLRAKCQTTVEELQIKLEKLRALADGLERVHEGTTIGSLTGGVIGAVGGITSIVGLILAPFTFGASLIVTGVGVGVGVVGGVTAGASNITNMINQSSDRKAVRSIIKDFEQNISAVVSWLVEISYSLQTIGSSCSQACDADGSVTAENLKRIGFRAGKGLSGVAELIRLVSVLNIGKIAAQTSRVVRVAEVATGVLSGLFVAVDIFFIAMDAKEIHHIREAREVERTGTASPQSEDENDNPASTSDITMQLNGSLMQESDRAENNQTAKQSASTKADIRSEVMKFVKAVREAAENLEKVLGELKTAVQSIPSFQENNELEWQNME, translated from the exons ATGGGGAAAGAACAAAGCAAGCTGGAACAGGAAGGCTATGTGGtaacacaaaaaatacaaaaagaaaatgacattgTTGCCACAAAAGATGGTGATTCATTCTACATTAAGATGGTCCCTCTAAAG CATTCTGCTACTCCAAACGCACTGACCTCAGAGATAGAAACCCTTCAGAATTTAGATCATCCCCATCTcgtgaaaataaaaaactattttaaag ATGAGAGTCAGAAGATCTCCTATGTAGTGATGGAGAACTGCCATGGGGGGAGCCTTGCTGATAAGATTAGAGAAATGCCATCAGAGACCCCACGAGAATCCAAG GTTCTGAGCTGGATTGCTGAGATCTGTATGGCCCTAAAAGCCATTCACGAAGTTGCTTTGCTTCACAAAGATCTGATGCCAAAG ACTGTACTCTTTACAGAATTTGGACTAGTGTGCTTGGGTGGATTCGGAAACATACATGAAAA TTCAAAGAAACTGTCATCAGTGACTTCAGAGCCAACAATAAATTATCTGGCACCTGAAGTCTTTACAGAGGGCACCTATGATGCCAAAAG TGACATTTGGTCGGTTGGATGCATCCTCTATGAGCTTTGTACAAAACAGCGAGTG TTCACTGAAGAGATGGCAATCAAGCTCATGCCTAAGATCATCCGTGCTGAATACGCACAACTCCCAAGTGAGTTTTCCTTTGAGCTTTGCGATCTCTTGAGTGACCTTCTGAAGAAAGATCCCAGAGATAGACCCACAGCCAGTGAGATTCTGGCACGTCCTATCATCATCAGATGTCTCAGGGCAAAG tgtCAAACAACAGTGGAAGAACTTCAGATCAAGCTGGAGAAGCTGAGAGCTCTGGCTGATGGTCTTGAGCGTGTTCATGAGGGGACCACCATCGGCAGTCTAACAGGAGGAGTGATTGGAGCAGTGGGAGGAATTACTTCCATAGTGGGGCTTATACTGGCACCATTCACTTTTGGAGCCTCACTTATTGTCACTGGAGTTGGTGTGGGGGTGGGTGTTGTTGGTGGAGTCACTGCTGGTGCCTCAAACATCACAAATATGATCAACCAGTCTTCTGATCGTAAAGCTGTCCGCAGCATAATTAAAGACTTTGAACAGAATATCAGTGCAGTTGTCTCCTGGCTTGTGGAGATTAGCTATAGTTTGCAAACCATCGGTAGCAGTTGTTCACAAGCATGTGATGCTGATGGCAGCGTCACAGCAGAAAATCTAAAAAGGATTGGCTTTCGGGCAGGAAAAGGCCTCAGTGGCGTTGCTGAGCTAATCCGACTGGTTAGTGTGTTAAACATTGGCAAGATTGCTGCACAGACGTCAAGGGTAGTGCGTGTGGCAGAGGTTGCAACAGGTGTACTGTCTGGTTTGTTTGTGGCAGTGGATATCTTCTTCATTGCAATGGATGCTAAAGAGATTCACCATATTAGGGAAGCAAGGGAAGTAGAGAGGACAGGCACAGCTTCTCCCCAATCAGAGGATGAAAATGATAACCCTGCATCTACCTCAGATATAACTATGCAACTTAACGGCTCATTGATGCAAGAATCTGACCGTGCTGAAAACAATCAGACAGCAAAGCAGTCAGCCTCAACAAAAGCTGATATCAGATCAGAAGTCATGAAATTTGTGAAAGCAGTCAGGGAGGCAGCAGAAAACTTGGAAAAGGTCTTAGGTGAGTTAAAAACTGCTGTCCAATCCATCCCTTCATTTCAAGAAAACAATGAGCTGGAATGGCAGAATATGGAATGA